Below is a genomic region from Streptomyces ferrugineus.
GAACGCGGTGGTCATGGCCGCCTGTTCGCCGGTGTAGTCGGTGTACGCGTCGACGATCGCGGGCGCCGCCCACACCGCGGTCGCGGTGATCGCCAGCAGGGCGACGACGCACACGGTGACGAGCCGGTCGGTGTACGCGGCGCCCCCGTCGTCGTGCTCCTTGGCGGCCTTGACCAGTTCGGGCACGAAGACCGCGTTCAGCGCGCCGCCGAGGAGCAGCATGTAGACGATGGTGGGCAGGGCGTTGCCGACCGCGTAGCCGTCGGCGACCGGTCCGATGGTGCCCAGCGCCGCCGCGACCACGGCGGACCGGGCGAAGCCGGTGGCCCGGCCGACGACGGATCCGGCGGCCATGACGGCACTGCCGCGCGCCGCGGAGGACGCCTTCGCCGACTCCTTCGCCCGGGTACTGGTCGGCGTCATCGGCGGTTCAGGTACGCCTGGAAGGCGCGGTGAAGCGTGTGGTTGGCACTGCCGGCCAAGGGTCTCTCCCATTCCCCCAACGTCTCGACGACCTGCCCTCCGGTGCCGAGCTTCCACCGCAGCAGTCCGTACGCACGTTCCTCAGGATCGAGAGTGGAGGGTACCCCGCGCATGTCGTAGACGTCGGCGCCGAGGGCGTGGGCGTCCAACAGCATGCGCCACTGCAGGGCGTTGGAGGGGCGGACCTCGCGGCGGTGGTCGGCCGAGGCGCCGGTCTGGTACCAGGCCCGGCGGCCCACCGTGATCAGCGTGTGGGCGGCCAGGATCTCTCCGCGGTGCCGGGCGAGGTACAGCTTCATCCGGCCCGGTTCCTCGGCGTTGAGCGCCGCGTACTGGCGCTCGTAGTAGGCGAGCGAGCGGCCGAGCCGGAACCCGTCGCGCCGCTCGGTGACGCCCAGCAGCCGGTAGAACTCGGGGAGTTCGGCGGCACTGCCCACCACCACCTCCACGCCCTCCTTCTGGGCCCGGCGGACATTGCGGCGCCACTCCTGGTTGAGCCCGGACCACAGGTCCTCGGGGGTGCGTCCGGCGAGCGGCACATGGAAGACGTGGCGCGGCTGGGCATCCCCGTCCTTGTCATCCCCGCAGCGCCGCCAGCCCCGGGCCCGCAGCCGCTCGGCGACGGCGGTGCCGAGCGGGTCGACCTCACTGGCGAGGACGTCACCGAGGCGTCGGCCCGGGCCGGCGAGCGGCTTGAGCAGGGCGGCGTCCCAGCGCCGGTAGACGGGCGACGGGCCGATGCGCACGGCGAACGCGCCCGCGCGGCGCAGGTGTTCAAGGAGCGGGCCGAGCCAGCCGTCGACGTCGGGGTCGGCCCAGTCGGCGACGGGGCCTTCGGGGAGGTAGGCGAAGTACTTGCGGGTGCCGGGGAACTGCCGCAGCAGCACCAGGGCCACGCCCGTCAGGGCGCCCGCCTCCGGATCCGGCCCCCAGCCGAGCAGTTGGGAGCGCCAGCCCTCCTTGACGTCGGCCCAGGAGGGGCACTGCAGGAAACCGGCGCCGAGCGCGGCGCCGTCGGGGGACGCGAGGAAGGCGCGGTACGTCTGAGCGGTGATGGCGCGCAGGACCACGCCCCGGTCCTTCGCCCGGCATACACGGCTGGGCGGCACGAGCAGCGCTGACACAGTCTGAGCCTCTCCTTCTCCCCGGTCCGTTCGCGGGGACACACAGGAGGCTCACAGCGGTCCATGACCGCTCCGTCCGGCGAATGTGACCGGACCATGACCGTTCCGCACCAGTCGCCGTCACGTTGCTCCACAGCGGCTGACCTCGGGTTTTCCGGCTCTACAGTCACGGCATCCACCACCTTGTCACCATCCCGGAGGCCGTGTTGTCACGCACCCGTGTACTCACCCATGCCCGGGCCGCCGCCGTCGTGGCCGCCCTGCTGGCGCCGCTCGCCGCATGCACGTCGAGCACCTCCTCCAGCGCCCCGGACACCGGCGAGGTGACGCCGAGCGCCGGCGACCGCCCGGTCACGGTCACCGTCACGCCCGAGGGACAACGCGTCCCGGCGGGCGAGCCCGTGAGGGTCACGGCCTCGGGCGGCAGACTCACCTCGGTGACCGTCACCGACGCCGAGGGCCGCAGACTCGCCGGCGAGGTCGCCGCCGACGGCCGGTCGTGGGTCTCCGACCGCAAGGCCGTACCCGGAGCGTCGTACACGGTGCGCACCTCGACCCGGACCGAGGGCGGAACCACCAGGAGCACCAGGGCCGACTTCACCACGGCCGCGGCGGACAAGGTCAACAAGGTCGACTGGCGGCCGGGCACCGGCACCACCGTCGGCGTCGCCCAGCCGATCTCCCTGGTCTTCGACAACCCGGTCGAGAACCGGGCCGAGGTCGAGAAGCAGCTCAAGGTCACCACCTCGAACGGCACCGAGGGCTCCTGGGGCTGGATACGCGACTGGTCGGGCCGGGACCGGGTGGACTGGCGGCCCAAGGCGTACTGGAAGCCCGGAACCAAGGTCACGCTGAACGCCGAGCTGAACGGCACCGACTCGGGCGCGGACGGCGGCTGGTTCGTACGCGACTACACGACCACCTTCACCGTCGGCGCCCGGCAGATCGTCGAGGTCGACCTCGACAGGCATCGGCTCACCCTCGTCCGCGACGGCGAGACACTCCGGCGCATACCGGTCTCCGGCGGCACACCCGGCGGCGACAAGCGCTCCTGGCGCGGAACCGCCGTGCTCATGGCCAAGGAGGGCACGATCAACATGAACTCCGAGACGGTGGGCCTGGGCGACGCCTACGACAAGATGGTCGACTACTCGATGCGGCTGACCTGGTCGGGCATGTACGCCCACGCCGCGCCGTGGAACGCCCGCCACTTCGGCAACGCGAACCAGAGTTCCGGGTGCATAGGCATGAGCGACGCGAACGCGGCCTGGTTCTACCGGCAGGTGCGGCCGGGCGACCCGTTCGAGATCACCGGCAAGGACACCAAGGGCGCGGTCGCGCCCGGCAACGGCTTCGGCGCGTGGAACCTCTCGTGGACCGAGTGGCGGCACAAGAGCGCGCTGCGCTGAGCGGCCTCGCCGGGCCCCGGGCTAGGTGAGCCCGTCACCGGATATGACCTGCTCCGTCCAGATGATCTTGCCGGCCGTCGTGTAGCGCGTGCCCCAGCGCTGGGCGAGCTGGGCCACGATCAGCAGGCCCCGTCCGCCCTCGTCGGTGGTGCGGGCGTGGCGCAGTCGCGGCAGGGTGCTGCTGGCGTCGGAGACCTCGCAGATCAGGCCGCGGTCCCGGATCAGGCGCAGACAGACCGGTCCGGTCGCGTGCCGGATGGCGTTGGTGACCAGTTCGCTGACGATGAGCTCCGTGGTGAAGGTCAGCTCGTCCATCCCCCACCGCGACAACTGCTCGCCGGCGAGACCGCGGGCGTGGGCGACGGCGGCCGGATCGCTGGGCAGGTCCCAGGAGACGACCTGGTCCGCGGCCAGCACCCGGGTCCGGGCCAGCAGCAGGGCCACGTCGTCGGACGGCGGCCCCGTCAGCAGGGCGTCGACGGCGCCCCTGCCGATCTCCGCCAGCGCCGTCCCGCGCACCGTGAGGGCCTCGCCCAGTCGGGACAGCCCTACGTCGATGTCCCGGTCGAACGTCTCGATGAGGCCGTCCGTGTAGAGGGCGATGAGGCTGCCCTCGGCCAGCTCCACCTCGATGGACTCGAAGGGGAGGTAGCCGAGGCCGAGGGGTGGTCCGGCGGGCAGGTCGAGGATGTCGGCGGTGCCGTCGGGGCCGACGACCACGGGCGGGAGGTGGCCGGCCCGGGCCAGCGTGCAGCGTCTGCTGACCGGGTCGTACACGGCGTACAGGCAGGTGGCTCCCAGGAACGCGGCACCCGCGCTCTCGCCGTCGGCCGCCGCCGGGCCCGCGTCGCCGTGCTCCGCCATGTGCCCGATGACCAGGTCGTCGAGATGGGCCAGCAGTTCGTCCGGGGGGAGGTCCAGGTCGGCGAGCGTACGGACCGCGGTGCGCAGCCGCCCCATGGTCGCGGCCGCGTTCATGCCGTGGCCGACGACGTCCCCGACGACCAGGGCGACCCGGGCCCCGGACAGCGGTATCACGTCGAACCAGTCGCCGCCCACACCGCTGGGGGCGTCCGCGGGCAGGTACCAGGACGCGACCTCCAGGGCGGAGCCTCCGGCCAGTTCGTGCGGCAGCAGGTACCGCTGCATGGAGCGGGCCGCGGTGTGCTCGCGGGTGAAGCGGCGCGCGTTGTCGACGGCCACCGCCGCACGGGAGACGAGTTCCTCGGCGAGACGCACGTCGTCGTCCTCGAAGGGGCCGGTGCGCCCGGTGCGGGCGAACGTGGCCACGCCCAGGGTGATGCCGCGCGCCCGCACCGGGACCACCATCAGCGAGCGGAAGTCGAAGTCGCGCAGGGCGGCGCCCTGGGCCGCGTCCTCGGTCACCCAGGCGCTGGTGGCGAGGTCCAGGACGCGTTCCACCAGGGTTCTGCTCTCCAGCAGGCACCGGGTCACGGGTGACAGGGGTGCGCGCCGGACCGTCTCCCCCACGGCCAGGCTCGCCTCCGGACAGCCCTCGCGCACCGACTGCTGGCCCGCGCGGCGGATGACGGGCGTCATGCCGACGGGTCCGGGAGCCGGCTCCTCGCCCCTGATGACCGAGTCCAGCAGGTCGACGGCGACGAAGTCGGCGACGGACGGTACGGCCTCGTCCGCCAGTTCCTGCGCGGTCCGCGTCACCTCCAGCGTGCTGCCGATGCGCGCGCCGGCGTCGTTCAGCAGCGCCAGGCGTTCCTGGGCCCGCCAGCGCTCGGTGACGTCGACGACCATGTACGAGATGCCCACGTACCGGCCCTTGCGGTCCTTCATCCCGAAGAAGGAGGCGGAGCGGGCGCGCGTGCGTTCGGGGTCGGCGTAGCTCGGGCCGAGGTACTCGTGGTCCAGCACCGGGGCCCCGGTCCGCAGGACCTTGCGCATCTGTTCCTCGAAGACGTCCGCCTCGTGCTCCGGCAGCACCTCGCGCACCTGCCGGCCCAGTCGTCGTTCGAGGGGGATCAGGCGGTCCAGTGGCTCGTTCACCCAGACGTAGCGCAGATCCGCGTCCAGGACGGCCATGCCGACCGGGGCGTGGGTGAGAAAGGGCGCGACCGCCAGCTGGCTCACCCCTCCGCCCGGCATCCGCCAGAAGGCCCGCTTCGGCGGCCGGCCGACGAACCGGCCGAAGACCAGGGCGGCCACCGTGGCGACCAGGACGCCCGGGACCATCTCGTAGACGCCCGACTCCAGGGGCCCGAGGAGTGGGTCGACGTACTCCCAGAGCAGGACCGTGGCCGCGCCCGAGACGATGCCGGCCATGGCGCCGGCCCAGGTCATGCGCGGCCAGTACAGCGAGAGGAGGACGACCGGCCCGAAGGCGGCTCCGAAGCCCGCCCAGGCGTGGGCGACGATGTCCAGCAGCCCGCCGCCCCGCAGCGCGATCACCAAGGCCACCAGGATCACCGCGACCACGGCACCGCGGCCGACCCACACCAGGGCCCTGTCCCCGGCCCGCCGGTGGAAAAGCGCGCGGTAGAAGTCCTCGGTGAGAGCGGTGGACGACACGAGGAGCTGGCTGTCCGCGGTCGACATGATCGCGGCGAGGACGGCGATCAGCATCACCCCGGCGACCCAGGGCGTGAGCAGGGTCTGGGTGAGGGCGATGTACACCGTGTCCGGATCGCGCAGCGGTGTACCGAGCCGCCCGATGCCGGCCAGGCCGACGAGGGTGGCGCCGGCGAGCACGACGACGACCCACACGGTTCCGATACGGCGGGCCGCGGGGACGGCGCGGGCGCTGCGGATGCCCATGAAGCGGGCGAGGATGTGCGGCTGGCCGAAGTAGCCGAGGCCCCAGGCGAGCAGCGAGATCATCGCGACGGCGCCGAGCGGTCCGCCCGCCGACCACTGGCCGTCCGCGTAACCGACTCTGGCCCCCATGTCGAGCAGGCTCGGCGCCCTGTCGTCGAGGGCGTCGCGCAGCGCGCCGAAACCGCCGAGCGCGGCGACCCCGGTCAGGGGGACGACGAGCAGGGCGAGGAACATCAGGGTGCCCTGCATCACGTGGGTCATGCTCACGGCGAGGAAGCCGCCCAAGCACGCGTAGACGGCGATCACCAGGGCGGTCAGGGTCACCCCGACCCCGAAGCGGATGTCGAAGACCTGCTGGAACAGCAGCCCGCCGGCCACCAGGCCGCTGGCCACGTAGAGGGTGAAGAACATGAGGGTGACCGTGGCCGACACCACCCTGAGCATCCGGGTGCGGTCCTCGAACCGCTCCTCCAGATAGGCGGACAGGCTCACGGCGTTCTCGGCGCGCTCGGTGTAGGTGCGCAGCCGCGGCGCGACGAACAGCCAGTTGAGGTAGGTGCCGATCGCCAGGCCGACGGCGATCCAGCCGGCGCCGAGACCGGCCGCGTACACCGCCCCGGGAAGGGCGAGGAACAGCCAGCCGGACATGTCGCTGGCCCCGGCGGACAGGGCGGCGACGAACGCGCTGAGCCTGCGGCCGCCCAGGGCGAAGTCGGCGAAGGTACGGGTGCGGCTGTACGCCCAGACGCCCGTGCCGATCATGGCGGCCACGTACACGAGGAAAGTGATGAGGATCGGCGCACTCAGATCGACCATGGGGGTCCTCGCCTGCGAGGTTCATCAGACGGGCGCGCCCTTCCGCGCGCCGGGCGTCCGTATGTCGTGGCGTACAAATGTACAGATCCAGGCCATAAAGGTGCGACCTGCGGTTACACCGTACGCTCGGGTCAACTTCCGTGAGGCGGGTCGGGTTGCCGGACCCGCCGTCCGAACCAGTCGGAGAGAGCCGCGCCGCCCTGCAGTCCCAGGCTCAGGAACAGCAGGTGGGGTGTGGTCGCGGACCGCAGGATGTCGGCGGCCTCCTGGGACATGCCCGCCAGGTCGGCCACCGGCGGCACCAGGCCGCCCACGTACAGCACGAGCGCGGAGACACCGTGCACCCGGATCCGCGCCGGGGACCACCGTGCCCGCATCCGCTTCGGCGCCCAGCCGCGGAGCATGGCGATGCCCATGGGCAGCAGTACCGCGGTGAACACCCCGATCCAGCACCACGCGAAGACCGCCATGCCCACTCCCCTTCCACGTCCCCGGGCGCGAAGTCTGCCCCCTCGCGCCCTGCGCCGTCACTGCCGGAATCCGGAACTCTCCGCGGCCGTGGAAGAACCGGCCCCGGCCGGCCCCGGCCGGCACCCGCCGCGCAGGTCAGGCGCCGGCCCGGTCCAGGGCGCTCTGCAGAGACTGCCGGTAGCCCTCGCTGGTGTACGTGGCGCCGGAGACCGTGTCGATGTCCGCGCTCTGCGCCGCCAGCGTCTCCCGGTTGAGTTCGGGGACGGCTGCGGAGTTGATGTCCTCGCTGCGCCCCGTCCCGTCGGGGTACCGCACGGCGCTCGCCCCGGTGATCTCGCTGCCCTCCAGGGTGATCCGCACCTGCACCGGGCCGTACTTCGTGTCGGCCGTGGCCCCGGTGACGGTACGGGTCGTGGGTGCGGCGGCGGTGGTCCGCGGGGCGGACGGGGCGCTGCTGGTCCTGGTGGGGGCGGCCGGGGGTGACGGGCTCGGGGAGGAGGAAGAGGTGCGCTGCTTCTCGGGCGCCTTCGACGGGGCGGCCGACGCGGACGGCGAGTGCGACGTCGTGGACGCGGACGGGGACGGCGATGCGGAGACCTGTGCCGTGACCGTGGGCGCGGGGATGTCGGCCGCCCTCGCCCGTGCCGGGTCCGTGGCCGGCTTCAGCGAGAGCAGCAGCACGATGCCGGAGACGGTGCCGACGGTGGCCAGCAGCGCGTTGCGGAACGGGTGCTTCTTCCTCACGCGGACTCAAGCGCATCACCGGCATGAGGTGTCACAGTCCCTGCTCAGACCGGGCCCCTTCGACAGCCACCCGCTGCTGGACGCCGCGCTGGACACCCTGGTCGTGGACAAGGACGAGGGCGCAACCTGGAAGGCCCTGGGCGGCGGCCGGGGTCCCCCGTGCGTGGGAGGAGCCCCGGCCGCCCCCGTCCCTCTCCGTACCGCTTCGGGGGGAGCGAGGGCGGCACGGAGAGGTGTGGAGGTGGCTACTCCCCCAGCGCACGGCCGCAACGATCCGTCACCCGCTCCACGGAACCCCCGGCCCCGGACTTCCCGGACCGCGGCTCGACCACGGCTTAGGCCTTGGCTCAGACCGCGGCGATGCCCTCCATACCGGACTCGCCGAAGACGGGCAGGTCCTCGGCCGTCGTCACCTTGGTGAGGGCGCCGTCGGACTCGACGCGGAAGCCGTCGACGGTGCCGGATACGGCGTTCTGGACGTAGACGAACTTCTCGTCCTCGGTGACGGCGAGGTCGATCACGCCCTGGGAGTTGGCGGAGGGCGGGGTGGCGATGCCCACGTCGTTGGTCAGGGACAGCTTGCCGTGCTTGTCCATGACGTAGCCGCTGACGGTGGAGTTGCCCGTGTTGCCGCCGTAGAAGTAGTTGCCCGCGCGCTCCAGCCAGCACAGGGTCTCCTGGCCGTTGGCCAGGGGCTGCTGAAGGACCTTCAGCTTGCCGTCGCGGTTCACCTTGTACGTGGTGACCGTGGACTTCTCCGCCTCGGCGACCAGCATCCGCTTCCCGGTCGCGTCGAAGCTGATCGCGAAGGGCACACCACCGGCCGACTCGTTGACCACCGGTTCGGCGACGGCCGGCAGGCCGTTCCGTTTCATCGGGAAGACCTCGACGGTGTTGTTGCCCTTGGTGGTGACCACCAGATTGCGTCCGTCCGGGGTGAAGTCGACCTCGCCGGGCGAGGTGTCGAAGCGCGGTATGTCCTCGTTGTCCAGGCCCAGCGAACGGTAGGAACCCTTCAGCGGCTTGAGCCCCTTACCGGTGATCCTGAAGCCCTGGACGCTGCCCTCGCCGCCCGCGTTCATGACGTACGCGGTCTTGCCGTGCACGGCGATGCTCGACGGGAACTCCCCACCGGAGCTCACGACCTTCCGGTCCTTCAGTCGCTGCCCCTCGACACGGAACGAGGTCACGGTGCCGCTGCCGGCGTTGACGGCCAGCAGCATCCCCGAACGGTCGTCGTAGACGAGTGATCCCTGGGAGGCGAGCGAGTCGGTCGGGGCGTCGATCTGGTCGCCGCCCTTGCCGCCGGTCTCGTACGTGCCGGCGGGTTTGAGCTTGCCGTCGTCGCCGCGTGCGAACGCGTGGATGGTGTTGCCGTCCAGCTCGTTGCCCTGGACGAAGACGGCGTGATCGGCCCCGGCGGCACTCCCGGAGTACTGGCCGGCCGAGGCCACGGTCACCGCCACGGTGGCCGCCGCCACGGTGGCGAGGGCCCCGCCGCCCAGGACGATGCGCCGTGTCCTGCGCTTCGCCCGGTGCCCGCGGCGCGTGCCGGAGTGCCGGCTCGTGCGGCCGTGCTCGCTGTAACCGCTGTCCCTGTCGGTGCCCATGTCCATGTCCCATCCCTCTGTGTCCGTTGTCTCCGTGCGAGGCCATTGCGGCTGCGGATGGGACCAGAGTGACCAGAGGGAACGGGGTGCCGGTGCGGAACGGGGGCCGCGTCAGACTCCTGTAAGGGATTCAGGGCAAGCGCTGTCGGCTCAGCTCAGCTCGGCGAAGGACTCCACGGCCTGGGTCTTGCCGGTGACGATGATGACGTCACCCTTGGCGATGACGGTCTCGGCGGTGGCGTATGTGAAGCCCTCGCCCGGCCGCTTGATGCCGACGACCGTCACGCCGTACTTGGAACGGACCCCGCTCTCGCCCAGCGCCACCCCGGTGGCCACTTCCGGCGCGACGGTCTTCACCAGGGCGTAGTCGTCGTCGAACTCGATGAAGTCCAGCATCCGGCCGGTCACCAGGTGCGCGACGCGCTCCCCCATCTCGTGCTCGGGCAGCACGACATGGTGGACACCGAGACGCTCCAGGATCTGGCCGTGCTGACGGCTGATGGCCTTGGCCCAGATGTTGGGCACCTCGGCCTCCAGCAGATTGGAGGCGATCAGGATGGACGCCTCTATGTCGGTGCCGATGCCGACGACGGCGCTGGTGAACTCGTGCACGCCGAGCTGGCGCAGGGCCTCGGGGTCGGTGCAGTCGGCGACGGCGGTGTGGGTGAGGTCGTCGCTCAGGCGCTGCACGATCTGGACGTTGGTGTCGACGCCGAGGACGTCCCAGCCGCGGCGCATCAGCTCGTTGGCGAGCGAACTGCCGAAGCGGCCCAGGCCGATGACGGCGACCCGCTGGTCCCCGTGCTGGTCGGCGCCGGAGTGGGGGGTCGGCTGCTTGGCCCGGCGGCGGCGCAGGGCGTGCAGGAAGTTAACCAATGACGGGTCGCTCCTCGGGTAGCTGGCGGCGACGGGGGCACTCGCGCAGGGACGGACGTCAAAGGATCCGTCATGCCCCGGCGGAACGCCACGCCGGCCGTGCCGCCCGGCGCGACCGAAGAGGCCAACGGGGTGTTCCCGGCGGTGTCGGGCGGCCGGCGGGCGGAGCGTTCGGCCATGCTGGGGCAGGGCGGCATCCCTTCCTGCGACAAGGAGCACCGTATGCCCACGGACCCGGTCGGACGATTCCTGGCGGCACTGGACCCGCAGCACCGCGAGGCCGTCGGCGGCAAGCCGCACCAGGAGCAGGAGCGCCTCGCGGCGGCCTGGGAGCGGGAACTGGAGGCGGACGACGCACTCGACACGCTCGACGAACTGTCACCGCCGGCGGCGGAGGCGGAGGCTGCCCGCCGCGTCCTGGAGCGCGAGACCGACTAGGCGCCACCCGGGTGCCGGTAGGACATGGAGAGGCGGATCACGCCGTCTCCCACAGCCCACCCGATCCGACGGACAGGCCCTAGCATCTGCTCATGCATTTTCGTCGGCGCCATGACAAACTCGCCACGCTGCCGCGCGATCCGCGAGCCGACTTCTATCCGATGCCGGCTGTCCCGTACGGGTGGTACGGCGTGCTTCGCAGCGCCGAACTGCGCCCGGGCAGGGTCGTCAGCCTCCACTACTTCGGACGGGCGCTCATCGCCTTCCGGGGCTCCGATGGCAGGCCGGCCGTACGGGACGCGCACTGCCCCCACTACGGCGCGCACCTCGGTGCCGGGGGCAAGGTCGTGGACGGCGCCGTGGAATGTCCGTTCCACGGCTGGCGATTCGGGCCGGACGGGCGGTGCGTGAAGGCCCCGTTCGCGCACCGGAACCCCAAGGTGTCCCTCGGCGGCTTTCCGGTCCGTGAGCACAGCGGGCTCATCTTCGTCCACGTCGGTCCGGACGAGCCGTCATGGGAGGTGCCGGAGATCCCGGAGGC
It encodes:
- a CDS encoding lipid II:glycine glycyltransferase FemX; its protein translation is MSALLVPPSRVCRAKDRGVVLRAITAQTYRAFLASPDGAALGAGFLQCPSWADVKEGWRSQLLGWGPDPEAGALTGVALVLLRQFPGTRKYFAYLPEGPVADWADPDVDGWLGPLLEHLRRAGAFAVRIGPSPVYRRWDAALLKPLAGPGRRLGDVLASEVDPLGTAVAERLRARGWRRCGDDKDGDAQPRHVFHVPLAGRTPEDLWSGLNQEWRRNVRRAQKEGVEVVVGSAAELPEFYRLLGVTERRDGFRLGRSLAYYERQYAALNAEEPGRMKLYLARHRGEILAAHTLITVGRRAWYQTGASADHRREVRPSNALQWRMLLDAHALGADVYDMRGVPSTLDPEERAYGLLRWKLGTGGQVVETLGEWERPLAGSANHTLHRAFQAYLNRR
- a CDS encoding L,D-transpeptidase; translated protein: MSRTRVLTHARAAAVVAALLAPLAACTSSTSSSAPDTGEVTPSAGDRPVTVTVTPEGQRVPAGEPVRVTASGGRLTSVTVTDAEGRRLAGEVAADGRSWVSDRKAVPGASYTVRTSTRTEGGTTRSTRADFTTAAADKVNKVDWRPGTGTTVGVAQPISLVFDNPVENRAEVEKQLKVTTSNGTEGSWGWIRDWSGRDRVDWRPKAYWKPGTKVTLNAELNGTDSGADGGWFVRDYTTTFTVGARQIVEVDLDRHRLTLVRDGETLRRIPVSGGTPGGDKRSWRGTAVLMAKEGTINMNSETVGLGDAYDKMVDYSMRLTWSGMYAHAAPWNARHFGNANQSSGCIGMSDANAAWFYRQVRPGDPFEITGKDTKGAVAPGNGFGAWNLSWTEWRHKSALR
- the putP gene encoding sodium/proline symporter PutP — protein: MVDLSAPILITFLVYVAAMIGTGVWAYSRTRTFADFALGGRRLSAFVAALSAGASDMSGWLFLALPGAVYAAGLGAGWIAVGLAIGTYLNWLFVAPRLRTYTERAENAVSLSAYLEERFEDRTRMLRVVSATVTLMFFTLYVASGLVAGGLLFQQVFDIRFGVGVTLTALVIAVYACLGGFLAVSMTHVMQGTLMFLALLVVPLTGVAALGGFGALRDALDDRAPSLLDMGARVGYADGQWSAGGPLGAVAMISLLAWGLGYFGQPHILARFMGIRSARAVPAARRIGTVWVVVVLAGATLVGLAGIGRLGTPLRDPDTVYIALTQTLLTPWVAGVMLIAVLAAIMSTADSQLLVSSTALTEDFYRALFHRRAGDRALVWVGRGAVVAVILVALVIALRGGGLLDIVAHAWAGFGAAFGPVVLLSLYWPRMTWAGAMAGIVSGAATVLLWEYVDPLLGPLESGVYEMVPGVLVATVAALVFGRFVGRPPKRAFWRMPGGGVSQLAVAPFLTHAPVGMAVLDADLRYVWVNEPLDRLIPLERRLGRQVREVLPEHEADVFEEQMRKVLRTGAPVLDHEYLGPSYADPERTRARSASFFGMKDRKGRYVGISYMVVDVTERWRAQERLALLNDAGARIGSTLEVTRTAQELADEAVPSVADFVAVDLLDSVIRGEEPAPGPVGMTPVIRRAGQQSVREGCPEASLAVGETVRRAPLSPVTRCLLESRTLVERVLDLATSAWVTEDAAQGAALRDFDFRSLMVVPVRARGITLGVATFARTGRTGPFEDDDVRLAEELVSRAAVAVDNARRFTREHTAARSMQRYLLPHELAGGSALEVASWYLPADAPSGVGGDWFDVIPLSGARVALVVGDVVGHGMNAAATMGRLRTAVRTLADLDLPPDELLAHLDDLVIGHMAEHGDAGPAAADGESAGAAFLGATCLYAVYDPVSRRCTLARAGHLPPVVVGPDGTADILDLPAGPPLGLGYLPFESIEVELAEGSLIALYTDGLIETFDRDIDVGLSRLGEALTVRGTALAEIGRGAVDALLTGPPSDDVALLLARTRVLAADQVVSWDLPSDPAAVAHARGLAGEQLSRWGMDELTFTTELIVSELVTNAIRHATGPVCLRLIRDRGLICEVSDASSTLPRLRHARTTDEGGRGLLIVAQLAQRWGTRYTTAGKIIWTEQVISGDGLT
- a CDS encoding FMN-binding protein translates to MRKKHPFRNALLATVGTVSGIVLLLSLKPATDPARARAADIPAPTVTAQVSASPSPSASTTSHSPSASAAPSKAPEKQRTSSSSPSPSPPAAPTRTSSAPSAPRTTAAAPTTRTVTGATADTKYGPVQVRITLEGSEITGASAVRYPDGTGRSEDINSAAVPELNRETLAAQSADIDTVSGATYTSEGYRQSLQSALDRAGA
- a CDS encoding lactonase family protein, which encodes MDMGTDRDSGYSEHGRTSRHSGTRRGHRAKRRTRRIVLGGGALATVAAATVAVTVASAGQYSGSAAGADHAVFVQGNELDGNTIHAFARGDDGKLKPAGTYETGGKGGDQIDAPTDSLASQGSLVYDDRSGMLLAVNAGSGTVTSFRVEGQRLKDRKVVSSGGEFPSSIAVHGKTAYVMNAGGEGSVQGFRITGKGLKPLKGSYRSLGLDNEDIPRFDTSPGEVDFTPDGRNLVVTTKGNNTVEVFPMKRNGLPAVAEPVVNESAGGVPFAISFDATGKRMLVAEAEKSTVTTYKVNRDGKLKVLQQPLANGQETLCWLERAGNYFYGGNTGNSTVSGYVMDKHGKLSLTNDVGIATPPSANSQGVIDLAVTEDEKFVYVQNAVSGTVDGFRVESDGALTKVTTAEDLPVFGESGMEGIAAV
- a CDS encoding potassium channel family protein — translated: MVNFLHALRRRRAKQPTPHSGADQHGDQRVAVIGLGRFGSSLANELMRRGWDVLGVDTNVQIVQRLSDDLTHTAVADCTDPEALRQLGVHEFTSAVVGIGTDIEASILIASNLLEAEVPNIWAKAISRQHGQILERLGVHHVVLPEHEMGERVAHLVTGRMLDFIEFDDDYALVKTVAPEVATGVALGESGVRSKYGVTVVGIKRPGEGFTYATAETVIAKGDVIIVTGKTQAVESFAELS